The following coding sequences are from one Hymenobacter sp. DG25A window:
- a CDS encoding GAF domain-containing protein, which yields MTTEERNRLAVLESYDILYSAQEKLFDDLVELAAYIFSVPVARIAFIHEKNVWHKASVGMPAQELLALEQTLCTKAIAAEEPVLVFEDLATEPGPGTATSQERNVRFYAGVPVRTALGIPIGTVCLAGYEPRQLTGPEQQLLAQLADLVMLALEARRQLHTTQNTHGWDRLREEAEEVLHNQMAVVRYLKARSDGQVPVPTELLDLIGKRLEEVAEVLTVEQEGEE from the coding sequence ATGACCACCGAAGAACGTAACCGCCTGGCGGTGCTGGAATCATATGATATCCTGTATTCTGCCCAGGAAAAGCTGTTTGACGACCTGGTAGAGCTGGCCGCCTACATTTTTAGCGTGCCCGTGGCCCGCATTGCCTTCATTCACGAGAAGAACGTGTGGCACAAAGCCAGTGTGGGCATGCCCGCGCAGGAGCTTCTGGCCCTTGAGCAAACCCTCTGCACCAAAGCCATAGCGGCCGAGGAGCCGGTGCTGGTGTTTGAGGACTTAGCCACCGAGCCCGGGCCGGGCACCGCTACCAGCCAGGAGCGCAACGTGCGGTTTTATGCCGGCGTGCCCGTGCGTACCGCACTGGGCATCCCCATTGGTACCGTGTGCCTGGCCGGGTATGAGCCGCGCCAGCTCACCGGCCCCGAGCAGCAGCTCCTCGCCCAACTCGCCGACCTGGTGATGCTGGCCCTGGAAGCGCGCCGCCAGCTGCACACCACCCAAAATACCCACGGCTGGGACCGGCTGCGCGAGGAAGCCGAAGAAGTGCTGCACAACCAAATGGCCGTGGTGCGCTACCTCAAAGCCCGCAGCGACGGCCAGGTGCCCGTGCCCACCGAGCTGCTGGACCTCATTGGCAAGCGCCTGGAAGAAGTAGCCGAGGTGCTGACGGTGGAGCAGGAAGGGGAGGAATAG
- a CDS encoding energy transducer TonB codes for MAGFYNQGRKDSIWHQYYYGRDIKVQAKGRYRNDEQVGVWEFYTYDGKLEQQYDYTRRQLVMNDPDKTNITFRPLAGGAALELNPVYIGGFSALARLMSQTISYPVQAVRNRVSGTAIVAFTLEADGKTSNYRVVQSVGSGIDEEVMRVAQVVSAGWLPASVAGRPVAAEVQMPFEFLSVPGR; via the coding sequence GTGGCGGGTTTCTACAACCAGGGCCGCAAGGATAGCATCTGGCACCAGTATTATTACGGGCGGGATATCAAGGTGCAGGCCAAAGGCCGCTACCGCAACGACGAGCAGGTGGGCGTGTGGGAGTTCTATACCTACGATGGCAAGCTGGAGCAGCAGTACGACTACACCCGGCGGCAGCTGGTGATGAATGACCCCGACAAAACGAACATTACCTTCCGCCCCCTGGCCGGTGGTGCCGCACTGGAGCTGAACCCCGTCTACATCGGGGGCTTCTCTGCTCTGGCTAGGCTCATGAGCCAAACCATTAGCTACCCCGTGCAGGCGGTGCGAAATAGGGTGAGTGGTACAGCCATAGTGGCCTTCACGCTGGAGGCCGATGGCAAAACCAGCAACTACCGGGTAGTGCAGTCGGTGGGTTCTGGGATAGATGAAGAGGTGATGCGCGTAGCGCAGGTGGTTTCGGCGGGTTGGCTGCCCGCTTCGGTAGCCGGCCGGCCCGTGGCCGCCGAAGTGCAGATGCCCTTCGAATTCCTGAGCGTACCGGGCAGATAG
- the mfd gene encoding transcription-repair coupling factor has protein sequence MQVSDFLKLYTLDPTVLTIGARLNPATRHSMRPEANAPAAPVRLHLRGLVGSQDAVLAAALHQDFPDQHHLFILHDREEAAYFLADLQHLVPDEEPLLFPSSYKRPYAFDETENANVLMRAEVLNKLNSHRGPKTTAEQAAEDADDALPDGDATARSRKISVKDTAGALIVTYPEALFEKVINKKSLVANTFIVKVGDKLDVNFISDMLAEYDFERSDFVYEAGQFAVRGGIVDIFSYANELPYRIELFGDEVETIRTFDPESQLSVEKRQQVSIIPNVQTKLLQETREAFLDFIPKNTAIWAKDVRQTLDVVEESFERAELGFKEMLEGAGGVQIVSKPEDLFETGKSFKKLLENFPIVEFGKRFHFKGGEDFQFSAKPQPSFNKDFNRLVKNLHENQEKGYVNIIGAESVRQADRLRTIFDELDNNVQFQHLLLGLREGFIDDMLKLVVYTDHQLFERFYRAQEGRKFSKKKALTLKELRTLVPGDYVVHQDYGIARFAGLTQVEINDRLQEAIRLVYRDDDVLTVSIHALHKIAKYSGAEGTPPTMSKLGSPEWENKKKSVKKKVKDIAAELIRLYAKRKTAPGHAFAHDSFMQAELESSFIYEDTPDQGKATEDVKRDMEQPHPMDRLVCGDVGFGKTEVAIRAAFKSVADGKQVAVLVPTTILAMQHYKTFRERLAALPVTVEYVNRFKSTKQIKETLGRVAEGKTDILIGTHRLTNKDIKFKDLGLLIIDEEQKFGVKTKDKLKELKVNVDTLTLSATPIPRTLHFSLMGARDLSVIATPPPNRQPVQTELHVFDELLIRDAVAREIKRGGQVFFVHNRVKDIEELANMVLRLVPDARVTYIHGQMEGDLLEKRMMKFVDGEYDVLVSTNLIESGLDIPNANTIIINRAHLFGLSDLHQMRGRVGRSNKKAYCYLLTPPVAGLPSDARKRLSTLEEFSDLGDGFKVAMRDLDIRGAGNLLGGEQSGFINDLGFETYHQILDEAVQELKETEFRDLFLGDPTQRLQEAAATKGPKECNIETDLQILIPDHYVSNVSERLQLYSKLDRVKGPEELRKLVAGIVDRFGPLPQEVEQLADIVRLRWQACQVGFEKLTLKKNLMKGFIPATNNEAFFQGDVFGNVLSYVQTHPRSASMKERKEQLIISFEEVKSVQAAKRILSELGSEEKVGV, from the coding sequence TTGCAGGTCTCCGATTTCCTCAAGCTCTATACCCTGGACCCCACTGTGCTGACCATTGGGGCCCGCCTGAACCCGGCTACGCGCCACAGTATGCGCCCCGAGGCCAACGCCCCGGCCGCCCCCGTGCGCCTACACCTACGCGGCCTGGTAGGCAGCCAGGATGCCGTGCTGGCCGCCGCCCTGCACCAGGACTTTCCCGACCAGCACCACCTCTTTATTCTGCACGACCGGGAAGAGGCCGCCTACTTCCTGGCCGACCTGCAGCACCTGGTGCCCGATGAGGAGCCTTTGTTGTTCCCCAGCTCCTACAAGCGCCCCTACGCCTTCGATGAGACGGAAAACGCCAACGTGCTGATGCGGGCCGAGGTGCTGAACAAACTCAACTCCCACCGCGGCCCCAAAACCACCGCCGAGCAGGCCGCCGAAGATGCCGACGACGCCCTGCCGGATGGCGACGCCACGGCCCGGAGCAGGAAAATCAGCGTGAAGGATACGGCCGGCGCGCTGATTGTGACGTACCCCGAGGCGCTGTTTGAGAAGGTTATCAACAAGAAGAGCTTAGTTGCCAACACTTTTATTGTGAAGGTGGGCGACAAGCTGGACGTGAACTTCATCAGCGACATGCTGGCGGAGTATGACTTTGAGCGTTCCGACTTTGTGTATGAGGCGGGGCAGTTTGCGGTGCGCGGCGGTATCGTGGATATCTTCTCGTACGCCAACGAATTGCCCTACCGCATTGAATTGTTTGGCGACGAGGTGGAGACCATCCGCACGTTTGACCCCGAGAGCCAGCTGTCGGTGGAGAAGCGGCAGCAGGTGAGCATTATTCCCAACGTGCAGACCAAGCTGCTGCAGGAAACGCGGGAGGCTTTTCTGGACTTCATTCCGAAGAACACCGCCATCTGGGCCAAGGACGTGCGCCAGACCCTGGACGTGGTGGAGGAATCCTTCGAGCGCGCCGAGCTGGGCTTTAAGGAGATGCTGGAAGGCGCCGGCGGCGTGCAGATTGTAAGCAAGCCGGAGGATTTGTTCGAGACGGGCAAATCATTCAAGAAGCTGCTGGAGAACTTCCCCATCGTGGAGTTCGGCAAGCGCTTCCACTTCAAGGGCGGCGAGGATTTCCAGTTCAGCGCCAAGCCTCAGCCTTCGTTCAACAAGGACTTCAACCGGCTGGTGAAAAACCTGCACGAGAACCAGGAGAAGGGCTACGTCAATATTATCGGGGCGGAATCGGTAAGGCAGGCGGACCGGCTGCGCACCATCTTTGATGAGCTGGACAACAACGTGCAGTTTCAGCACCTGCTGCTGGGCCTGCGCGAAGGCTTTATTGATGACATGTTGAAGCTGGTAGTGTACACCGACCACCAGCTGTTCGAGCGCTTCTACCGGGCGCAGGAAGGCCGCAAGTTCTCCAAGAAAAAGGCCCTTACGCTAAAGGAGCTGCGCACCCTAGTGCCCGGCGACTACGTGGTGCACCAGGATTACGGCATTGCCCGTTTTGCGGGCCTCACGCAGGTAGAAATAAACGACCGGCTGCAGGAAGCCATCCGGCTGGTGTACCGCGACGACGACGTGCTGACCGTGAGCATACACGCCCTGCACAAAATTGCCAAGTACTCCGGCGCCGAGGGCACCCCGCCCACCATGAGCAAGCTGGGCTCGCCGGAGTGGGAAAACAAGAAGAAGTCGGTTAAGAAGAAGGTGAAGGACATTGCGGCCGAGCTGATTCGGCTGTACGCCAAGCGCAAAACCGCGCCCGGCCACGCCTTCGCTCACGACTCTTTTATGCAGGCCGAGCTGGAATCGTCGTTCATTTACGAGGACACACCCGACCAGGGCAAGGCCACTGAGGACGTGAAGCGCGACATGGAGCAGCCCCACCCCATGGACCGCCTGGTGTGCGGCGACGTGGGCTTCGGCAAAACGGAAGTAGCCATTCGGGCGGCCTTCAAATCCGTGGCCGATGGCAAGCAGGTGGCCGTGCTGGTGCCCACCACCATTCTGGCCATGCAGCACTACAAAACCTTCCGGGAGCGGCTGGCGGCCCTGCCCGTAACGGTGGAGTACGTGAACCGCTTCAAGAGCACCAAGCAGATTAAGGAAACGCTGGGCCGCGTAGCCGAGGGCAAAACCGATATCCTTATCGGCACGCACCGCCTCACCAACAAAGACATCAAGTTCAAAGACCTGGGCCTGCTCATCATCGACGAAGAGCAAAAGTTCGGGGTGAAAACCAAGGACAAGCTGAAGGAGCTGAAGGTGAACGTAGATACGCTCACCCTCTCGGCCACGCCCATTCCGCGCACCCTGCACTTCTCCCTCATGGGCGCCCGCGACCTGAGCGTAATTGCCACGCCGCCCCCGAACCGCCAGCCCGTGCAAACGGAGCTGCACGTATTCGATGAGCTGCTGATTCGCGACGCCGTGGCGCGCGAAATCAAGCGGGGCGGGCAGGTGTTTTTTGTGCACAACCGCGTGAAGGACATTGAGGAGCTGGCCAACATGGTGCTGCGCCTGGTGCCCGATGCCCGCGTGACCTACATCCACGGGCAGATGGAGGGCGACCTGCTGGAAAAGCGCATGATGAAGTTTGTGGACGGCGAGTATGATGTGCTGGTGAGCACCAACCTGATTGAGTCGGGGCTGGATATTCCCAACGCCAACACCATCATCATCAACCGCGCCCACCTCTTTGGGTTGAGCGACCTGCACCAGATGCGGGGCCGCGTGGGCCGCTCCAACAAGAAGGCTTACTGCTACCTGCTCACGCCCCCGGTGGCGGGCCTTCCTTCCGATGCTCGCAAGCGCCTGAGCACCCTGGAAGAATTCTCCGACCTCGGCGACGGCTTCAAGGTAGCCATGCGCGACCTGGACATCCGGGGTGCGGGCAACCTACTGGGCGGCGAGCAGTCAGGCTTTATTAATGATCTGGGCTTTGAGACCTACCACCAGATTCTGGACGAGGCGGTGCAGGAGCTAAAGGAAACCGAGTTCCGCGACCTGTTCCTCGGCGACCCTACCCAGCGCCTGCAGGAAGCCGCCGCCACCAAAGGCCCCAAGGAGTGCAACATTGAAACCGACCTGCAAATCCTGATTCCCGACCACTACGTGAGCAACGTCTCGGAGCGCCTGCAGCTGTATAGCAAGCTGGACCGCGTGAAAGGCCCCGAGGAGCTGCGCAAGCTGGTGGCCGGCATTGTGGACCGCTTCGGGCCGCTACCCCAGGAAGTGGAGCAGCTGGCCGACATTGTGCGCCTGCGCTGGCAGGCCTGCCAGGTGGGCTTTGAGAAGCTCACGCTGAAGAAGAACCTCATGAAAGGCTTTATCCCGGCCACCAACAACGAGGCCTTCTTTCAGGGCGACGTCTTCGGCAACGTGCTCAGCTACGTGCAAACCCACCCCCGCTCGGCCAGCATGAAAGAGCGCAAAGAGCAGCTGATTATCTCCTTCGAGGAAGTAAAAAGCGTGCAGGCCGCCAAGCGGATACTGAGTGAGTTGGGGAGTGAGGAGAAGGTGGGAGTGTAA
- a CDS encoding methyltransferase, producing the protein MEQQLPPPAQLMQMLFGFAASRAIGVAAELGIADLLQDGAQSAEELARQTNSHARSLYRVLRACASVGVFSEDENQRFALTPLAQPLLTNDPGSLRAFATMITTDWQFQTWAQLPYSVRTGKPAFDEVHGMTSFDYFWSNDQAGKVFNDAMTSNSAHASAAVVEAYDFSPFARLVDVGGGHGILLASILKKYPQLRGVLYDVPAVAEAAQTLLEAHGVADRCERQSGDFFQSVPSGGDAYIMKHIIHDWNDAQCVAILQNCRQAMPANGKVLVVEIVVPEGNAPSVGKFLDLQMLLYLPGCERTEPEYRRLFDQAGLDLTRIIPTRSPFSILEGVAK; encoded by the coding sequence ATGGAACAGCAGCTACCGCCACCCGCCCAACTCATGCAAATGCTGTTTGGCTTTGCCGCCTCCCGGGCCATTGGCGTGGCCGCCGAGCTGGGCATTGCCGATTTACTGCAGGATGGTGCCCAAAGCGCGGAAGAACTGGCCCGGCAAACCAACTCCCACGCCCGCTCCCTGTACCGCGTGCTACGGGCCTGCGCCAGCGTGGGCGTGTTCTCCGAAGACGAAAACCAGCGCTTTGCCCTCACGCCCCTGGCGCAGCCGCTGCTGACCAACGACCCCGGCAGCCTGCGGGCCTTTGCCACCATGATAACCACCGACTGGCAGTTTCAAACCTGGGCCCAACTGCCCTACAGCGTCCGGACCGGCAAACCAGCCTTCGATGAAGTACACGGCATGACTTCCTTCGATTACTTCTGGTCCAATGACCAGGCCGGGAAGGTGTTTAATGATGCCATGACCAGCAACAGCGCCCACGCCAGCGCCGCCGTGGTAGAGGCCTACGACTTTTCTCCCTTCGCGCGGCTGGTAGATGTGGGTGGCGGCCACGGCATTCTGCTGGCTTCTATCCTCAAGAAATACCCCCAGCTGCGCGGCGTGCTCTACGATGTGCCCGCCGTGGCAGAAGCCGCCCAAACCCTGCTGGAAGCCCACGGCGTAGCCGACCGCTGCGAGCGACAGAGCGGCGACTTTTTCCAGAGCGTGCCCTCCGGCGGCGACGCCTACATCATGAAGCATATCATTCATGACTGGAACGATGCGCAATGCGTGGCCATTCTGCAGAACTGCCGCCAGGCCATGCCCGCCAACGGCAAAGTGCTGGTAGTGGAAATTGTGGTGCCCGAAGGCAATGCGCCCTCCGTGGGCAAGTTCCTGGATTTGCAGATGCTCCTGTACTTGCCCGGCTGCGAGCGGACCGAGCCGGAATACCGCCGGCTGTTTGATCAGGCGGGCCTGGACCTGACGCGGATTATTCCCACCAGGTCGCCGTTCAGTATTCTGGAAGGCGTGGCGAAGTAG
- a CDS encoding GNAT family N-acetyltransferase, whose protein sequence is MSAPAPAPAHIRPATPADEPFIREVLPRLLAFGPPAWRDEAQLKARDIAVLLETLHHPAPHSGVFLAEQQGQPVGVLHLTTSTDFYQQTQAHITDLAVTTAAEGQGVGRALLAFAETWALERGYHWLTLSVFAQNSRARAVYERAGFGPDMMSYVKVLLPPA, encoded by the coding sequence ATGTCTGCTCCTGCTCCCGCTCCTGCCCACATCCGGCCGGCCACGCCCGCCGATGAACCTTTTATCCGGGAAGTGCTGCCCCGCCTGCTGGCGTTTGGCCCGCCGGCCTGGCGCGACGAGGCTCAGCTGAAGGCGCGGGATATAGCCGTGCTGCTGGAAACCCTGCACCACCCCGCCCCGCACAGCGGCGTGTTCCTGGCCGAGCAGCAGGGCCAGCCCGTGGGCGTGCTGCACCTCACCACCTCCACCGATTTCTACCAGCAAACCCAGGCCCACATCACCGACCTGGCCGTGACTACCGCCGCCGAAGGCCAGGGCGTGGGCCGCGCCCTGCTGGCGTTTGCCGAAACCTGGGCGCTGGAGCGCGGCTACCACTGGCTTACCCTCAGCGTATTTGCCCAGAACAGCCGAGCCCGCGCCGTGTATGAGCGCGCCGGTTTCGGGCCGGATATGATGAGCTACGTGAAGGTGCTGCTGCCGCCCGCTTAG
- a CDS encoding iron-containing redox enzyme family protein — MIAAIDTSKYSQQVQGLLKLYDLFPFHDHPLWQAIIRGTISKEQVILAEEQHFLRTRSGRALRKAAVIECRRTNKRLLEAIEPTYIEECTDQDGTPTHLDLIINLCLADGRKREELNHIENTPGNIAAIALYKDIADRGPACHIIGAGVVEYYYSQLCGRIYESYINNYGFSPVEAETYRIHTSLDLDHAERAFEVIDEGVAIHGIDLIKASVRDAFIATSLHYDGMLQAALNNFEFWNGKK, encoded by the coding sequence ATGATAGCTGCCATTGATACCAGCAAATACAGTCAACAAGTACAGGGACTACTCAAGTTGTATGACTTATTTCCTTTTCATGATCACCCGCTCTGGCAAGCTATAATACGGGGGACCATATCCAAAGAGCAAGTTATTCTCGCCGAAGAGCAACACTTTTTACGGACAAGATCTGGAAGGGCTCTTAGAAAAGCAGCTGTAATTGAGTGTAGAAGAACAAATAAACGGCTATTAGAAGCTATTGAGCCAACGTATATCGAAGAGTGTACTGATCAAGATGGTACACCAACTCATCTTGATTTAATCATCAACCTGTGTTTAGCAGATGGAAGAAAACGAGAGGAACTTAATCACATAGAAAATACCCCAGGTAACATTGCTGCTATTGCATTGTACAAGGATATAGCAGACCGTGGGCCAGCTTGTCACATCATAGGTGCAGGTGTAGTTGAATACTACTATAGCCAATTATGTGGGCGTATCTATGAAAGTTATATAAATAATTACGGATTCTCACCTGTGGAAGCAGAGACGTATAGAATACATACTAGTCTAGACTTGGACCACGCTGAAAGGGCATTTGAAGTAATAGATGAGGGTGTTGCAATTCATGGTATTGATTTAATCAAAGCCAGCGTTCGGGATGCTTTTATTGCAACTAGTCTCCATTATGATGGAATGCTTCAAGCTGCTCTCAATAACTTTGAATTTTGGAACGGTAAAAAATAA
- a CDS encoding M1 family aminopeptidase, with protein MRVLLFFCCLLPLLAGAQHRVAYQVHYAPHMSTEGLRVQVSVRTPKATDSTYFHFANEVWGEKDLLRCLSGFAGEGADYRFRIVPDSNRIVVYHPRTRDVRFSYRVKQDAQEYTRDQVNRPRVTDTYFHVLGESLFTVPDALAASPTPPNITATIRWVGFPQGYVLHNTFASGATVRTFRGKLWTEFYRSLYVGGDYRLHQLSYQNRPVYVAMRGQWQNYEEARVLSTIQQALTAQRDFWHDAGPTRYTVFMSPTVTATDSTWRGQSIRGEGLYQGFKLQSTNNPFNNWDLLRYMFHHEMLHDWIGGQITAAHQELNAWFTEGFTDYYAYKNRLRSGELTMEQWVQTFNADVIQRLYKNPERNQPNYLIKDNYWKNPSFGKLPYRRGALFAFWLDNLILKRSGYTRSLDDLMRELRQACLPPDQKFTDERFLALAQTYLQEDISYEFQKYILTGADLPLTKQDLIEGFDVDTSQPVPVLKATGDGAALRERYLNPKPVGKAVARE; from the coding sequence ATGAGAGTTCTGCTGTTTTTCTGCTGCCTGCTGCCCCTGCTGGCCGGGGCCCAACACCGCGTAGCGTATCAGGTGCACTACGCCCCGCATATGAGCACGGAGGGCCTGCGGGTGCAGGTGAGTGTGCGCACGCCTAAGGCCACCGATTCCACCTACTTCCACTTCGCCAATGAGGTGTGGGGTGAAAAGGATTTGCTGCGCTGCCTGAGCGGCTTTGCGGGCGAAGGCGCCGACTACCGCTTCCGGATAGTGCCCGACAGCAACCGCATAGTAGTGTACCACCCCCGCACCCGCGACGTGCGCTTTTCCTACCGCGTGAAGCAGGACGCGCAGGAGTATACCCGCGACCAGGTAAACCGCCCCCGCGTAACGGATACCTACTTCCATGTGCTGGGCGAAAGTCTGTTTACGGTGCCCGATGCCCTGGCCGCCTCCCCCACCCCGCCCAACATCACGGCTACCATCCGGTGGGTGGGCTTCCCCCAGGGCTACGTGCTGCACAACACCTTTGCCTCGGGCGCCACCGTGCGAACCTTCCGGGGCAAGCTCTGGACGGAGTTCTACCGCTCACTCTATGTGGGCGGCGACTACCGCCTACACCAGCTCAGCTACCAGAACCGCCCCGTGTACGTGGCCATGCGCGGGCAGTGGCAAAACTACGAGGAGGCCCGCGTGCTCAGCACCATTCAGCAGGCCCTCACCGCCCAGCGCGACTTCTGGCATGATGCCGGCCCCACCCGCTACACCGTGTTCATGAGCCCCACCGTAACGGCCACCGACAGCACCTGGCGGGGGCAGAGCATTCGGGGCGAGGGCCTGTACCAGGGCTTCAAACTGCAGTCTACCAACAACCCCTTCAATAACTGGGACCTGCTGCGCTACATGTTCCACCATGAGATGCTGCACGACTGGATTGGCGGCCAGATAACCGCCGCCCATCAGGAACTGAACGCCTGGTTTACGGAAGGCTTCACCGACTATTACGCCTACAAAAACCGCCTCCGCTCCGGCGAGCTGACCATGGAGCAGTGGGTGCAGACCTTCAACGCCGACGTGATTCAGCGGCTCTACAAAAACCCGGAGCGCAACCAGCCTAACTACCTCATCAAAGACAACTACTGGAAGAACCCCAGCTTCGGGAAGCTCCCTTACCGCCGCGGCGCCCTCTTTGCCTTCTGGCTCGATAACCTGATTCTGAAACGCTCCGGCTACACCCGCTCCCTCGATGATTTGATGCGCGAGCTGCGCCAGGCCTGTCTTCCACCCGACCAGAAATTCACCGACGAGCGTTTCCTGGCCCTGGCCCAAACCTACCTGCAGGAAGACATCAGCTACGAGTTCCAGAAGTACATCCTAACCGGCGCCGACCTGCCCCTCACGAAGCAGGATTTAATCGAAGGCTTCGACGTGGACACCTCCCAGCCAGTGCCCGTGCTGAAAGCTACCGGAGACGGCGCGGCTTTGCGGGAGCGGTATCTGAACCCGAAGCCGGTGGGGAAGGCGGTAGCGCGGGAGTAA
- a CDS encoding ImmA/IrrE family metallo-endopeptidase yields the protein MLPQLISFLQAHREQVPAFSQKMGIEEEAVLSVLNNIRSFSFSEISILASKYKMSITQFVSSNEDKLDFRFRSTAENLNQFTADQKVTYIVASLHSLLKKYASPSLIPENWENELTKDTAFVSRLVRYSLLDDDHGRPLLDLALLIAEKLNIFIIVKDIGVDGASAYIDGFAYIIISPRFAPRMLFTLAHELGHLILQHHQSSLFIDYNGVDVFRKKHHNILEKLANDFSTNLLMPEPVFARAIIDFKKEHQIPLDHIGDIDIINASHVFGVSFEAAAMRCEQLRLLPVGSAKSYYEKLLKEFRSPENRGSEVDLIRNKIPIFPNSASVNVLKSTFIAVDKGEISSSKLAAVLGIKLEHLFEIHSRFQDELYY from the coding sequence ATGCTTCCTCAGTTAATAAGTTTCCTGCAAGCTCATCGGGAGCAAGTGCCTGCGTTTTCCCAAAAAATGGGAATCGAGGAGGAAGCTGTATTGTCTGTGTTAAACAATATTAGAAGTTTTTCATTCTCGGAAATAAGCATATTAGCCTCAAAGTATAAAATGTCTATAACCCAGTTTGTCTCAAGTAATGAGGATAAACTGGACTTTAGATTTAGATCAACAGCTGAAAACTTAAATCAATTTACTGCGGATCAAAAAGTTACTTATATTGTAGCAAGTCTACATTCTTTGCTTAAAAAATATGCGTCTCCTAGTCTTATTCCGGAAAATTGGGAAAATGAGCTAACCAAGGATACTGCTTTTGTAAGTAGATTAGTTCGATATAGTTTGCTTGATGATGATCATGGACGTCCATTATTAGACTTGGCGCTACTTATTGCTGAGAAATTAAATATATTTATTATTGTTAAAGATATAGGTGTTGATGGAGCTTCAGCATATATAGATGGCTTTGCCTACATAATAATTTCACCTAGGTTTGCGCCTAGAATGTTGTTTACTCTGGCTCATGAGTTGGGTCATTTAATATTACAACATCATCAAAGCTCGCTTTTTATTGATTATAACGGGGTTGATGTTTTTAGGAAAAAGCACCATAATATTTTGGAAAAATTAGCTAATGATTTTTCTACGAATCTCCTTATGCCCGAGCCAGTATTTGCAAGGGCTATTATTGATTTCAAGAAAGAGCACCAAATTCCGTTAGATCATATTGGTGATATTGATATAATAAACGCTTCTCATGTATTTGGTGTTAGTTTTGAGGCCGCTGCGATGAGATGTGAACAGCTGCGTCTTCTTCCTGTTGGAAGTGCTAAATCGTATTATGAAAAACTTTTAAAGGAATTTAGAAGTCCTGAAAATAGAGGTAGTGAAGTTGATTTAATTAGAAATAAGATTCCAATATTTCCAAATAGTGCTTCTGTGAATGTTTTAAAAAGTACTTTTATAGCTGTAGATAAAGGGGAAATTTCATCTTCTAAGCTAGCAGCTGTTTTAGGTATTAAATTAGAGCATTTGTTTGAAATTCATAGCAGATTTCAAGATGAACTATATTATTGA
- a CDS encoding DUF2147 domain-containing protein, with amino-acid sequence MKLFLLLLLVVLAGAMPEPAGKVSPTAIVGFWQPANKLGVLRIYEENGLFYGVVVGPISPQYLDAQNPDATLRTRDLLGTIILKSFRFDGKNAWRGGTVYDPENGKTYKCILRLRNANTLVVRGYIGISLVGRTVIWTRLP; translated from the coding sequence ATGAAGCTATTCCTTCTCCTGTTGCTGGTAGTGCTGGCCGGGGCTATGCCGGAGCCAGCGGGCAAAGTGAGTCCTACGGCCATTGTGGGCTTCTGGCAGCCCGCTAATAAGCTGGGCGTGCTGCGGATTTATGAGGAGAACGGTCTGTTTTATGGGGTAGTGGTGGGGCCCATCTCGCCTCAGTACCTCGACGCGCAAAACCCGGACGCCACCCTACGCACCCGAGACCTGCTGGGCACCATTATTCTAAAAAGCTTCCGCTTCGATGGCAAAAACGCCTGGCGCGGCGGCACCGTCTACGACCCCGAAAACGGCAAAACCTACAAGTGCATTCTGCGGCTGCGCAATGCCAACACGCTGGTGGTGCGCGGCTACATTGGTATTTCCCTAGTGGGCCGCACCGTTATCTGGACGCGCTTACCCTGA